The Methanomicrobiales archaeon HGW-Methanomicrobiales-1 genome includes a region encoding these proteins:
- a CDS encoding DUF4440 domain-containing protein translates to MTFTEEQKAEVSETLGRYCAAYQRKDLKALLALFSPDISGYGAGPDEHFRNRKEYAPLVKRDLMQATSIFLEFSDLEITGDGRTAWVMSGCNCTFGTVGNDKQTMRVRMTLGLRNTGSRWLITQLHLSVPNTGQAPGQSFSGE, encoded by the coding sequence ATGACATTCACCGAAGAGCAGAAGGCAGAGGTCAGCGAGACTCTTGGCAGGTATTGTGCGGCATACCAGAGAAAGGATCTCAAAGCCCTGCTGGCGTTATTCTCCCCGGATATCAGCGGGTATGGTGCCGGGCCGGATGAGCATTTCAGGAACCGGAAAGAGTACGCACCGCTGGTAAAACGTGACCTGATGCAGGCAACATCGATCTTCCTTGAATTTTCGGATCTGGAAATTACTGGCGATGGCCGGACCGCGTGGGTAATGAGCGGCTGCAATTGTACGTTCGGGACTGTGGGCAACGACAAGCAGACGATGAGGGTAAGGATGACACTGGGACTGAGAAATACCGGGAGTCGCTGGCTGATTACGCAGCTTCACCTCTCTGTGCCCAACACCGGACAGGCTCCGGGGCAATCGTTTTCCGGCGAATAA
- a CDS encoding histidine kinase, with protein MKKILFSFLCIFFISLFLVTAGCTQDQAGVSSPAPASTGIVPQVTYTSNETLVAFVDSAVAYEKAQGREKALAEFNNKNGSFIQGELYIYAYAFNGTTLAHPVNPESVGKLREGANGVFVREMGAVIRNGSGYYRFVYVNPLHNNTLESKLGYGVPIDDDWWLGSGVYEGPMNPAPAVVGTTQ; from the coding sequence ATGAAAAAAATATTATTTTCATTCCTGTGTATCTTTTTTATCAGCCTGTTTTTGGTAACCGCAGGCTGTACACAGGATCAGGCCGGCGTTTCTTCCCCGGCACCGGCCAGTACAGGAATCGTCCCGCAGGTGACCTACACCTCCAATGAAACGCTCGTAGCCTTTGTCGACAGCGCAGTTGCCTATGAAAAAGCACAGGGCCGGGAGAAAGCCCTTGCAGAATTCAATAATAAAAATGGCTCGTTCATCCAGGGGGAACTCTACATCTATGCCTATGCCTTCAACGGCACGACCCTTGCCCACCCGGTCAACCCCGAGTCGGTGGGAAAACTCCGTGAGGGAGCCAATGGGGTTTTTGTCAGGGAAATGGGTGCCGTGATCCGGAATGGCAGTGGTTATTACCGGTTCGTGTACGTCAATCCCCTCCACAACAACACGCTCGAATCAAAACTCGGGTATGGTGTACCGATAGATGACGACTGGTGGCTTGGATCCGGCGTCTATGAAGGGCCGATGAATCCGGCACCAGCGGTCGTGGGAACCACTCAATAA
- a CDS encoding GMP synthase, with translation MTGEQEHPIRVRAFQHTPSEPLGFFEQIFTEHNVPFEYTRLWEGDRVSMDGATHLIFLGGPMSVNDEQELPWLKAEKELIRRAVKKRVPVLGLCLGAQLIASAHGATVYRFVNETGWYPVHTTPDATSVFSSFPDTFRVFQMHGETFHLPVRARLQCRGDQVPHQGFRLGSALGLQFHLEMTGDLIRDWIKNERTFLRQKIGHDTERYLAESNRLCRQVAGEFLYGNVRKTR, from the coding sequence ATGACGGGAGAACAGGAACATCCAATCCGGGTCAGGGCATTCCAGCACACCCCCTCAGAACCGCTCGGCTTTTTTGAACAGATCTTCACGGAACATAATGTCCCGTTCGAATACACCCGGCTCTGGGAAGGAGATCGCGTCAGCATGGATGGCGCTACGCACCTCATCTTCCTGGGCGGCCCGATGAGCGTGAACGATGAGCAGGAACTCCCGTGGCTCAAAGCAGAAAAAGAGCTGATCCGGCGGGCGGTAAAGAAGCGGGTGCCGGTGCTCGGCCTCTGCCTCGGCGCCCAGCTGATCGCGTCGGCCCATGGTGCCACCGTGTACCGGTTCGTGAACGAGACCGGTTGGTACCCGGTCCACACGACCCCCGATGCCACCAGCGTTTTTTCATCGTTCCCGGATACATTCCGCGTCTTCCAGATGCATGGCGAGACCTTCCACCTGCCAGTACGGGCAAGACTCCAGTGCCGGGGCGACCAGGTACCCCACCAGGGCTTCCGGCTCGGTTCGGCACTCGGGCTCCAGTTCCATCTCGAGATGACCGGAGACCTGATCCGGGACTGGATAAAAAATGAGAGAACATTCCTCCGGCAAAAGATCGGGCACGATACGGAACGGTACCTTGCTGAGAGCAACCGGCTGTGCCGGCAGGTGGCAGGAGAATTCCTGTACGGGAATGTGCGGAAAACCCGCTGA
- a CDS encoding acyl-CoA synthetase has product MSNITTLLDSKSVPEAKAALICPSRNETYSYGKLRHEMNRIGLGLLNLGVKKGDRVCLYLDSSPEYLISYFAIWRIGAVAVPTNIVYRGEELLHTINNAGAVAVITDGQGIGVIAGIRAQSPTVAHIICTSGSCTGSVAWSSFPDAPANMRAINSVPEDLCHIQYTAGTTGKPKGAMLSHGNWMMALDAERDALRMRPEDVYLGIYPMGHVGFSWGLAILRSGGTYVMMERFDLDQYLTLSEQYRVTVLAGMPPVIHSLNTAPPGTEERLGSARVIISGGGQLLPSVWEVFDKRYHIPVANSYGLSETIVIGSGTTTLPEYPHLTKKYQSVGVAVGYAEVKIVDTENPETEMAPAETGEVALRGPSVAQGYWQMPEATAEVFRHDGWFLTGDIGYIDEDGILIITDRKKDMIIMSGWKIYPTEVENVIIRHPAVADVAVFGIPEERKGEVPVAAIVLKPGMALTEADLETYCREHLAGYKIPRKLVLVDALPRVHGWKLLRRDLREKFRESGS; this is encoded by the coding sequence ATGTCCAATATAACCACCCTGCTTGATTCAAAGAGCGTTCCCGAAGCCAAGGCTGCGCTCATCTGCCCCTCCCGCAACGAGACCTACAGCTATGGAAAACTCCGGCACGAGATGAACCGGATCGGTCTGGGTCTCCTGAACCTTGGGGTGAAAAAAGGCGACCGGGTCTGCCTCTACCTTGACAGCTCGCCCGAGTACCTGATCAGCTACTTTGCGATCTGGCGGATCGGGGCAGTTGCCGTTCCTACCAATATTGTGTACCGGGGCGAGGAACTGTTGCACACGATCAATAATGCCGGCGCCGTTGCGGTGATAACCGATGGCCAGGGTATTGGGGTTATTGCCGGGATACGGGCGCAGTCTCCCACTGTTGCGCATATCATCTGCACGTCGGGTTCCTGCACGGGATCGGTTGCATGGTCTTCCTTTCCCGATGCCCCGGCCAATATGCGTGCGATCAACAGCGTGCCTGAAGATCTCTGCCATATCCAGTACACTGCCGGCACCACCGGCAAACCCAAAGGCGCGATGCTCTCGCACGGCAACTGGATGATGGCACTCGATGCCGAGCGCGACGCACTTCGCATGCGCCCTGAGGATGTGTATCTCGGTATTTACCCGATGGGCCACGTCGGGTTCTCGTGGGGGCTTGCCATACTCCGCTCCGGTGGCACCTATGTGATGATGGAACGTTTCGATCTCGACCAGTACCTCACGCTCTCCGAGCAGTACCGGGTCACCGTGCTGGCGGGCATGCCCCCGGTCATTCACTCGCTCAATACCGCTCCGCCGGGCACGGAAGAACGTCTCGGGTCTGCCCGGGTGATCATATCCGGGGGCGGCCAGCTCCTCCCTTCAGTCTGGGAAGTTTTTGACAAACGGTATCACATCCCGGTTGCCAACTCGTACGGGCTCTCCGAGACGATCGTCATAGGATCGGGCACGACTACGCTTCCCGAGTACCCGCACCTGACCAAAAAATACCAGAGTGTTGGCGTTGCTGTCGGGTATGCGGAAGTTAAGATCGTTGATACGGAAAACCCGGAGACGGAGATGGCTCCTGCCGAAACCGGCGAGGTTGCGCTTCGCGGCCCGTCGGTCGCGCAGGGCTACTGGCAGATGCCGGAGGCAACGGCCGAAGTGTTCCGGCACGACGGCTGGTTCCTGACCGGGGATATCGGGTACATTGATGAAGACGGTATCCTGATCATCACGGACCGGAAAAAAGACATGATCATCATGTCGGGCTGGAAGATCTACCCGACCGAAGTCGAGAACGTGATCATCCGCCACCCGGCCGTTGCCGATGTGGCCGTGTTCGGTATTCCCGAGGAACGCAAAGGCGAAGTGCCGGTCGCTGCGATCGTCCTGAAACCCGGCATGGCACTCACGGAAGCCGATCTGGAAACCTATTGCCGGGAACACCTTGCCGGTTACAAGATTCCAAGAAAACTGGTCCTCGTTGATGCACTGCCCCGCGTCCATGGCTGGAAACTGCTGCGCAGGGACCTCCGGGAAAAGTTCCGCGAATCGGGCTCGTAA
- a CDS encoding cysteine hydrolase: MGRPALLIIDMQNDFVLEDKPLKVAGASAVIPKIQSVLAEFRNKKLPVFHILRVHRPDGSDVEITRQDLFRKQPFAVAGTHGAAVIDELAPRPGEHVLTKTRMSAFIGTELDLMLRNLGVSSLVVCGIQTPNCIRTTVFDGIAHNYPVVLVGDATGAASNEVHLTNVRDMQNIGVRIVKTVDVAGLLDSR; this comes from the coding sequence ATGGGACGACCAGCCCTGCTCATCATCGATATGCAGAACGATTTCGTTCTGGAGGATAAACCGCTCAAAGTTGCGGGTGCCTCTGCCGTAATACCAAAAATACAGTCTGTGCTCGCCGAGTTCCGGAACAAAAAGCTGCCGGTCTTTCATATCCTGCGGGTGCACCGGCCGGACGGCTCGGACGTGGAGATCACCCGGCAGGATCTCTTCCGGAAACAGCCGTTTGCCGTTGCCGGCACCCACGGGGCCGCAGTCATCGACGAACTCGCACCCCGGCCGGGAGAGCATGTCCTCACCAAGACCCGGATGAGTGCGTTCATCGGCACGGAACTCGACCTGATGCTCAGGAATCTCGGCGTTAGTTCGCTCGTGGTCTGCGGCATCCAGACCCCGAACTGCATCCGGACAACGGTCTTTGACGGCATTGCGCACAATTACCCGGTGGTGCTGGTCGGCGATGCAACCGGGGCGGCCTCCAACGAAGTACACCTGACCAATGTCCGGGACATGCAGAACATTGGTGTCCGGATTGTCAAGACGGTGGATGTGGCGGGACTGCTGGATAGCCGGTAA
- a CDS encoding DNA methylase, whose product METPLNPAEKIILNKIQKKFSKNGFQMDIKEFEIILYLHSIDLEAFKTYIHGLLSITTSESIDKTVFLHIIEKISRIRSYGIKGGKRFYVTYNDERKVENRQSKVNNRGLYYYAQNNNFSKVNTSLPEKYENQIICNDSGFVLKQLPDNCVDMIITSPPYNFGLEYGSTSKDGVDWEKYFQQLFEIFDECIRVLKYGGRIIVNIQPLFSDYIPSHHIISNHFMEQKMIWKGEILWEKNNYNCKYCAWGSWKSPSSPYLKYTWEFLEIFAKGDLKKEGLAENIDINEDEFKKWVVAKWSIAPERKMVQYDHPAMFPEDLVERALKLFSFEGDVILDPFNGVGTTCVVAKRFNRKYIGIDVSQKYCSVAKKRLKEILPGTS is encoded by the coding sequence ATGGAAACACCATTGAACCCGGCAGAAAAAATAATATTAAATAAAATCCAGAAAAAATTTTCGAAAAATGGCTTTCAGATGGATATAAAAGAATTTGAAATTATTTTATACCTTCATTCGATTGATCTTGAAGCCTTTAAAACATATATTCACGGTTTGCTAAGCATTACAACATCCGAATCTATCGATAAAACTGTGTTCCTACATATTATCGAGAAAATTTCAAGGATAAGAAGTTACGGGATCAAGGGCGGAAAGAGATTTTATGTAACATATAACGATGAAAGAAAAGTTGAAAATCGGCAATCCAAAGTAAATAATAGAGGACTATATTATTACGCTCAAAATAACAACTTCTCGAAAGTAAATACATCTCTCCCAGAAAAATATGAAAATCAAATAATATGTAATGACAGCGGATTTGTTTTGAAGCAGTTGCCCGATAATTGCGTTGATATGATTATCACATCTCCACCTTACAATTTCGGATTGGAGTATGGTAGTACTTCAAAAGACGGAGTAGACTGGGAAAAATACTTCCAACAATTATTTGAGATTTTTGACGAATGTATCCGCGTTCTAAAATATGGCGGAAGAATAATCGTTAATATTCAGCCATTATTTTCAGATTATATCCCAAGCCATCACATCATTTCAAATCATTTCATGGAACAGAAAATGATCTGGAAGGGCGAAATCCTCTGGGAAAAAAATAACTACAACTGTAAATATTGTGCGTGGGGAAGCTGGAAAAGTCCGAGTAGCCCTTATCTAAAATATACCTGGGAGTTTTTGGAGATCTTTGCAAAAGGAGATTTGAAGAAAGAGGGATTAGCTGAAAATATCGATATCAATGAAGACGAATTTAAAAAATGGGTTGTCGCAAAGTGGTCAATTGCCCCGGAAAGAAAAATGGTTCAATATGATCATCCTGCAATGTTCCCAGAAGACCTGGTAGAAAGGGCCCTGAAACTGTTTAGTTTCGAAGGTGATGTTATTTTAGATCCATTCAACGGGGTTGGTACAACTTGTGTTGTTGCAAAAAGGTTCAATAGAAAATATATCGGGATTGATGTATCCCAAAAATATTGTAGCGTTGCTAAAAAAAGATTGAAGGAAATTTTACCCGGAACCAGTTAA
- a CDS encoding alpha/beta hydrolase, translated as MNKKFIAILAIVFTICFLAVAGCTNNSGTCPAPAAGQVILQPSPVSINATPVQYKEVNGIRLAYWEFGSSGEPILLIEGFGGTAANATPLKDSWNETFLGILSSKYHVYAYDHRGMGYSSDSNVTHTIPLYADDAAGLIKALGYDSMHVYGASMGSSTAQQLVIDHPERVRKLILDSNTYDARIPECKNLLAVLKADAYDPNQTAGVRNEAQANLAWNGTWDGLSGIHKDVMLVVGTSDVLTPDPVSVRMAGQINGSWLVRFKGLPHVGSHYAPVQYGENALYFLGMNESPLGTQ; from the coding sequence ATGAACAAGAAATTCATAGCAATTCTGGCGATTGTCTTTACTATCTGCTTTCTCGCGGTGGCAGGGTGTACGAATAATTCCGGTACCTGCCCGGCACCCGCAGCAGGTCAGGTAATACTGCAACCGAGTCCTGTTTCGATCAATGCAACACCTGTCCAGTACAAAGAGGTCAACGGCATCAGGCTGGCTTACTGGGAATTTGGATCATCCGGCGAACCGATCCTGCTTATAGAGGGGTTCGGCGGAACAGCGGCTAATGCAACACCCCTGAAAGATTCGTGGAACGAGACCTTCCTCGGCATCCTTTCCTCGAAATACCATGTCTACGCCTATGACCACCGGGGGATGGGATACAGCAGTGACAGTAACGTAACGCACACGATTCCCCTGTATGCAGACGATGCAGCCGGGCTGATCAAGGCCCTCGGTTATGACAGCATGCATGTCTACGGGGCATCCATGGGATCCTCAACTGCCCAGCAGCTGGTCATCGATCACCCGGAACGCGTACGAAAACTGATCCTGGACTCCAACACCTACGATGCACGGATTCCTGAATGCAAGAACCTGCTTGCCGTCCTTAAAGCTGATGCTTACGATCCCAACCAGACTGCGGGCGTCCGAAACGAGGCTCAGGCAAATCTTGCCTGGAACGGGACCTGGGATGGCCTTTCCGGAATCCACAAGGATGTCATGCTCGTGGTAGGCACTAGTGATGTGCTGACTCCTGACCCGGTCTCAGTCCGGATGGCCGGGCAGATCAACGGCTCTTGGCTCGTGCGGTTCAAGGGTCTCCCGCATGTCGGCTCCCATTACGCACCTGTCCAGTACGGGGAGAACGCTCTCTATTTCCTCGGCATGAATGAGTCGCCGCTTGGAACCCAGTAA
- a CDS encoding methionine synthase produces the protein MAKEYFINKVLATTVVGSYPVVKGGGLKSLFDPLHSAVETAVADQMNAGIDIISDGQVRGDMIGAFTAKLPGIREQQVIGKVQPADGAITVADTKYAVSKSPKVKGIITGPSTLAHGLHISTPMYRNKEELALDLASALIVEARSLEAAGITLLQIDEPIFSTGIADLSVGKQAIEAITKAVRIPTCMHVCGGLGNVIDEILKFNVNVFDFEFANNAANIDLLSRRDLGGRMIGFGCVDSSIEQVETVPEIRKRIEKGVEIFGPKTMLIDPDCGMRMRSRESAYWKLKNMCDAAKEVRIAL, from the coding sequence ATGGCAAAGGAGTATTTCATCAATAAAGTGCTGGCGACAACCGTAGTTGGCAGCTACCCGGTGGTCAAAGGCGGGGGTTTGAAAAGCCTCTTTGATCCGCTCCACTCCGCAGTCGAGACTGCGGTTGCCGACCAGATGAATGCCGGCATCGATATCATCTCGGACGGGCAGGTGCGGGGCGATATGATAGGGGCATTCACCGCAAAATTGCCCGGCATCCGGGAACAGCAGGTGATCGGGAAGGTGCAGCCTGCCGATGGGGCGATAACGGTTGCTGACACAAAATATGCCGTGTCAAAATCCCCGAAAGTCAAGGGCATCATCACCGGGCCGTCCACGCTCGCCCACGGCCTGCACATCAGCACGCCGATGTACCGGAACAAAGAAGAGCTTGCACTCGATCTCGCTTCCGCCCTTATTGTCGAAGCCCGCAGCCTTGAAGCGGCCGGCATCACCCTGCTCCAGATCGATGAACCGATCTTCTCGACCGGCATCGCGGACCTGAGCGTGGGTAAGCAGGCGATCGAGGCGATCACAAAAGCGGTCCGCATCCCGACCTGCATGCATGTCTGCGGGGGTCTCGGTAATGTAATCGACGAGATCCTCAAGTTCAACGTGAACGTGTTTGACTTCGAGTTTGCCAACAACGCGGCCAACATCGACCTCCTCTCCCGGCGGGACCTTGGCGGGCGGATGATCGGCTTTGGCTGTGTGGACTCATCCATCGAGCAGGTCGAGACCGTTCCCGAGATCCGCAAACGGATCGAAAAAGGCGTAGAGATCTTCGGGCCCAAGACGATGCTCATCGATCCCGACTGCGGGATGCGGATGCGAAGCCGGGAGTCGGCCTACTGGAAACTCAAGAATATGTGCGATGCGGCAAAGGAAGTGCGGATCGCGCTGTAG
- a CDS encoding sulfite exporter TauE/SafE family protein, with protein MDSILHFAILIVTGITAGTASGLFGVGGGFLMTPVQYWLSLSGGMDSTLATRLAFGTSLAVMIPTMISGALAHNSRGAVNWKAAVTMGCAAIFGGLAGGTLAAHLPGIVLRTFFALLIIFMAVRMVWHIHSCPACEPGGSTGIYIAIGFFIGIISGLAGIGGGVLLVPVLVILLGYPMHKAVGTSSACLIFSSAGAVTAYIINGWGVAGLSPYSIGYVDLVTFAILAATTIPLARFGVRCAHRFSGRHLQIVFAGLLIVIGILMLVEG; from the coding sequence ATGGACTCCATCCTGCATTTCGCCATTCTCATCGTCACCGGTATCACTGCCGGGACTGCCTCCGGGCTCTTCGGGGTCGGCGGCGGGTTTTTAATGACGCCGGTCCAGTACTGGCTCTCCCTCTCGGGCGGCATGGACAGCACGCTTGCCACCCGGCTTGCGTTCGGCACCTCGCTTGCGGTGATGATCCCGACCATGATCAGCGGGGCACTCGCCCACAACAGTCGCGGGGCAGTGAACTGGAAAGCCGCCGTCACCATGGGCTGTGCTGCCATCTTCGGGGGTCTTGCCGGGGGCACGCTTGCTGCCCACCTGCCGGGCATCGTGCTCCGGACATTCTTTGCCCTCCTGATCATCTTCATGGCTGTCCGCATGGTCTGGCACATCCACAGCTGTCCGGCCTGCGAGCCCGGCGGATCAACCGGGATCTATATCGCCATCGGGTTTTTCATCGGCATCATCTCCGGCCTGGCCGGGATTGGCGGGGGCGTCCTGCTGGTGCCGGTGCTCGTGATACTCCTCGGTTACCCGATGCACAAGGCAGTCGGCACCTCATCGGCCTGCCTCATCTTTTCATCCGCCGGTGCCGTGACTGCGTATATCATCAACGGCTGGGGAGTTGCCGGGCTCTCGCCATACTCGATTGGCTACGTGGATCTCGTGACCTTTGCGATCCTTGCTGCAACCACTATCCCGCTCGCCCGGTTCGGAGTGCGATGCGCCCACAGGTTCTCCGGCCGGCATTTGCAGATCGTGTTTGCGGGTCTGCTGATCGTTATCGGGATTCTGATGCTGGTGGAAGGGTGA